In a single window of the Paenibacillus sp. MMS20-IR301 genome:
- a CDS encoding response regulator, with protein sequence MYRVLIIDDEEPLREAINILGDWEGIGVSEVLEATNGKMGLEMLRREKFDLVLVDMKMPELSGAELLQIAEQEFPDSLLIVISGYNDFEYTRQAIRSKVVDYLLKPVNRTDLNNALRKAVGVLDAKRKRESEFINRNITLNMSLPKLKEKMYLSIIDRSFKTQSNEAFLPLIGADGAGSHFAVGILRMLNLEQVLRERFHEDRDLLHFAVTNVMNENTDGQFESFSFTSPKGEREFIAIFTMKGGYEADAAFLSLHHMKKAASTLKELFGILCAGGMGEPCSDILSIAHSYGQAKEALDSIDLLSLKGSMILQGSQAMLKPAAKDNPSLTGRMPQIRSSLESGNVNHARSICSEFIKKWQAAGSFTLAEADRVLQEFLFLLGEIAAQLDAVPPQARSSKDKGLQALGIRSDFATFEQFEALLNHIFDLYAGEISRTLAGDRSSVLENIKAYIDNHYFEDIKISMFTDKYFLSREYLMKLFKGQYKYGIHEYVQKVRMDKAKALLSDPNLKIQDISEMLGYKDKNYFSKAFRNYYECSPSEFRQQLSGGEK encoded by the coding sequence ATGTATAGAGTGCTGATAATTGATGATGAGGAGCCGCTGCGCGAGGCCATCAATATTCTCGGGGACTGGGAAGGGATTGGAGTCAGCGAGGTATTGGAGGCTACTAATGGGAAGATGGGACTGGAAATGCTGCGCCGGGAGAAGTTCGATCTGGTGCTGGTGGATATGAAAATGCCTGAGCTGAGCGGGGCGGAGCTGCTGCAGATTGCCGAGCAGGAGTTCCCCGATTCTCTGCTGATTGTCATCAGCGGCTACAATGATTTCGAATATACCCGCCAGGCGATCCGCTCCAAGGTGGTGGATTATCTGCTTAAGCCGGTGAACCGTACCGACCTGAACAATGCCCTGCGTAAGGCTGTAGGGGTGCTGGATGCCAAGCGGAAGCGGGAGAGCGAGTTCATTAACCGTAATATTACGCTCAACATGTCACTGCCGAAGCTGAAAGAGAAGATGTACTTATCAATCATTGACCGCAGCTTCAAAACCCAGTCCAACGAAGCCTTCCTGCCGCTGATCGGCGCTGACGGGGCGGGCAGCCACTTCGCTGTAGGCATTTTGCGGATGCTCAATCTGGAGCAGGTGCTGAGGGAGCGGTTCCATGAGGACCGGGATTTGCTGCATTTTGCCGTAACCAATGTAATGAATGAGAACACAGACGGGCAGTTTGAGTCGTTCAGCTTCACAAGCCCAAAGGGGGAGCGGGAGTTTATCGCCATCTTCACGATGAAAGGCGGATACGAGGCCGATGCGGCCTTTCTGTCCTTGCATCATATGAAAAAAGCTGCTTCTACGCTGAAAGAGCTGTTCGGCATTCTCTGTGCAGGCGGAATGGGAGAGCCCTGCAGCGATATCCTAAGCATCGCCCATTCGTACGGGCAGGCGAAAGAGGCGCTCGACAGCATTGATCTGCTCAGCCTGAAGGGCAGCATGATTCTGCAGGGCAGCCAGGCGATGCTGAAACCGGCAGCCAAGGATAACCCGTCGCTGACCGGGCGGATGCCGCAGATCCGCAGCAGCCTGGAGAGCGGGAACGTGAACCATGCACGGAGCATCTGCAGTGAGTTCATTAAGAAGTGGCAGGCTGCCGGGTCGTTCACGCTGGCTGAGGCCGACCGGGTGCTGCAGGAATTTCTGTTTCTGCTCGGCGAGATCGCTGCCCAGCTGGATGCGGTGCCGCCCCAGGCGCGCAGCAGCAAGGACAAGGGGCTGCAGGCCCTTGGCATCCGCAGTGACTTTGCTACTTTTGAACAATTTGAGGCGTTGCTGAACCATATCTTCGATCTTTATGCCGGGGAGATCAGCCGGACGCTGGCCGGAGACCGCAGCAGTGTGCTGGAAAATATTAAAGCATACATTGATAACCATTATTTTGAGGATATTAAGATATCGATGTTCACGGATAAATATTTCCTGAGCAGAGAATACTTGATGAAGCTGTTCAAGGGACAATACAAATACGGCATTCATGAGTATGTGCAAAAGGTAAGAATGGACAAAGCCAAGGCACTGCTGTCCGATCCTAACCTCAAAATTCAGGATATTTCCGAGATGCTGGGGTATAAGGACAAGAACTATTTCAGCAAGGCGTTCCGCAATTACTACG
- a CDS encoding sensor histidine kinase: MIKSMMYKLFEPMLERISRRLANKLILLFSIVIILVVSSLTYISYRMLQKESVNNSIASTSNNLLLVGRNLESYLSGIEQLSLPQISYDEFAYAILHESEDYSSKMYVENYLKNLYFSRSDLEAVYLYVIKEHKYYYVTKENYNITVRVAEHPPIEQLSWYKRAQASPFNRSYQSFVEEAPAEDSGLDYPVNTDKVFMGYHRLLRSIVSREPQAVLSLYLNSGTTDEIMKDIPFSAGEHLMYISPDNEPFTVDDQGFYQSSEQAGLLNLLTPAQKGQVTWSDNAQKYLVIYDISQKEGWKLVKPIPYTKIYAAATTTRKLSVSIGLLFLIVSVVLVGFTSNRITHPLKNLSLQMKRFSTGSFDAEATVTGNDEIAYLSRHFNKMVERTNELINERYKMKIVEKNAVLKALEAEINPHFLYNALQAISTKALKNNNDDIVEMVDNLALTLRYCISGRDVVQAREELRHIERYLALQKARFGGRMQVVYAWDESLMELRIPKLSIQTLVENCIKHALEKVSATVTIRIEAHVTATHSVISVLDDGPGISGERLQEVMSSLRMQWEDREEAGEEDGQESIGLKNLNTRLKLLYGDEAGLVIYSSEQGTQMDMRLPRGGVGQHV, encoded by the coding sequence ATGATCAAATCCATGATGTACAAGCTGTTTGAGCCAATGCTGGAGCGGATTTCCCGCCGGCTGGCCAACAAGCTGATTCTGCTTTTTTCCATTGTCATCATTCTGGTGGTCAGCTCGCTTACGTACATTTCATACAGAATGCTGCAGAAGGAATCGGTCAATAACAGCATTGCGAGCACGAGCAACAACCTGCTTCTCGTCGGACGGAATCTGGAGAGCTACTTAAGCGGAATCGAGCAGCTGTCCCTGCCGCAGATATCCTATGACGAGTTTGCCTATGCCATCCTGCACGAATCGGAGGACTACAGCTCCAAGATGTATGTGGAGAATTACTTGAAGAATCTGTATTTTTCCCGCAGTGACCTGGAGGCTGTCTACCTGTACGTGATCAAGGAGCACAAGTATTATTATGTCACCAAAGAGAACTATAATATTACCGTCCGGGTGGCTGAGCATCCGCCGATTGAGCAGCTGTCCTGGTATAAGCGGGCGCAGGCCAGTCCGTTCAACCGTTCTTACCAGTCTTTTGTAGAGGAAGCTCCGGCAGAGGACAGCGGCCTGGATTACCCGGTCAACACGGATAAGGTTTTCATGGGCTATCACCGGCTGCTGCGCTCCATTGTCTCTAGAGAACCGCAGGCCGTGCTGTCACTGTATCTGAATTCCGGGACGACCGATGAGATCATGAAGGACATTCCGTTCAGCGCGGGAGAGCATCTGATGTATATCAGCCCGGATAATGAGCCGTTTACAGTGGACGATCAGGGATTCTACCAGAGCAGCGAGCAGGCGGGACTGCTGAATCTGCTGACGCCGGCACAGAAAGGACAGGTAACCTGGTCGGACAATGCGCAGAAATACCTGGTCATTTACGATATTAGCCAAAAGGAAGGCTGGAAGCTGGTCAAGCCGATTCCTTACACCAAGATCTATGCAGCCGCCACAACTACCCGTAAGCTGAGTGTATCGATCGGCCTGCTGTTCCTGATTGTCTCTGTCGTGCTGGTCGGCTTCACCTCGAACCGGATTACCCATCCGCTGAAGAATCTGTCGCTCCAGATGAAGCGGTTCAGCACGGGAAGCTTCGATGCTGAGGCAACGGTTACGGGGAACGATGAGATTGCCTATCTGTCACGCCATTTCAACAAGATGGTCGAGCGGACCAATGAACTGATTAATGAACGTTATAAGATGAAGATTGTGGAAAAAAATGCTGTCCTCAAAGCGCTTGAGGCGGAGATCAATCCCCATTTCCTGTACAATGCGCTGCAGGCCATCTCCACCAAGGCGCTGAAGAACAACAATGATGATATCGTCGAGATGGTGGATAATCTGGCGTTAACCCTGCGCTACTGCATCAGCGGCCGGGATGTTGTGCAGGCCAGGGAGGAGCTGCGGCATATCGAGCGTTATCTGGCGCTGCAGAAAGCCCGGTTCGGGGGCCGCATGCAGGTCGTCTACGCCTGGGATGAGAGCCTGATGGAGCTGCGGATTCCCAAGCTGTCGATCCAGACGCTGGTAGAGAACTGCATTAAGCATGCGCTGGAAAAAGTATCTGCTACCGTTACCATCCGGATTGAGGCCCATGTGACGGCTACCCACAGCGTGATTTCTGTGCTGGATGACGGCCCGGGAATCAGCGGCGAACGGCTGCAGGAGGTCATGAGCTCATTGCGGATGCAGTGGGAGGACCGGGAGGAGGCCGGTGAAGAGGACGGGCAGGAGAGCATCGGACTCAAGAATCTCAATACCCGGCTGAAGCTGCTGTACGGGGATGAGGCTGGGCTGGTTATCTACAGCAGTGAACAAGGAACTCAAATGGATATGCGGCTGCCGCGGGGAGGAGTAGGTCAACATGTATAG